Proteins encoded together in one Neobacillus sp. FSL H8-0543 window:
- a CDS encoding Hsp20/alpha crystallin family protein: MKSNEIFNNFRSPAAEQQSAENGLNIITFETHEAIFVRIPITDEKWLTQLRIYHTANQLIVEHIPNKEDKQTILLPAMVKKKGASAKCKDGILEVKLLKSLDMQYSQIDVTELM; encoded by the coding sequence ATGAAATCAAATGAAATCTTTAATAATTTCCGCAGCCCAGCAGCCGAGCAACAATCCGCGGAAAATGGATTAAACATCATAACCTTCGAAACACACGAGGCCATTTTTGTGAGGATTCCGATAACAGACGAAAAATGGTTAACACAACTGCGTATTTACCATACGGCAAATCAATTGATTGTTGAACATATTCCCAATAAGGAAGATAAACAAACAATACTTCTTCCTGCAATGGTTAAGAAGAAAGGAGCATCGGCAAAATGTAAGGATGGAATCCTTGAAGTAAAATTATTAAAATCTCTTGATATGCAGTATTCACAAATCGACGTAACAGAACTGATGTAA
- a CDS encoding FixH family protein — MKKLLFFSLVLLLLVSLSGCSEEKLEHELPEMIEVVLTVTPESGQVNEPVTLEAKVTQGEENVEDAKEVKFEIWRANDEKHEEIEIEHAEDGVYRLEKTFQQEGTYYIISHVTARDMHNMPKEEFIIGTPSEPEESKDSMEHMDMDE, encoded by the coding sequence ATGAAAAAGTTATTGTTTTTTAGCCTGGTACTACTGCTTTTAGTTAGTTTAAGCGGTTGCAGTGAAGAAAAACTTGAACATGAGCTGCCTGAAATGATTGAGGTAGTATTAACAGTAACACCTGAAAGCGGTCAAGTGAATGAACCAGTTACACTTGAAGCAAAGGTAACCCAAGGGGAAGAGAATGTTGAGGATGCCAAAGAGGTGAAATTTGAGATTTGGCGGGCCAATGATGAAAAACATGAGGAAATAGAAATTGAACATGCAGAGGATGGGGTTTATCGTCTGGAAAAAACGTTCCAACAAGAAGGTACATATTATATTATTTCACACGTAACAGCAAGAGACATGCACAATATGCCTAAGGAAGAATTTATTATTGGTACACCAAGTGAGCCAGAGGAATCAAAGGATTCAATGGAACATATGGACATGGATGAGTAA
- a CDS encoding SDR family oxidoreductase: MKKKTALITGGATGIGKRTALQLAEKGYQLAINYRSSDNEAIFLTNQIEKLYGTKNISLQGDVSKKEDCQRIIEQVLEEYSTIDVVVHNAGPYINERKKMTDYTFEEWDYLINGNLNAVFYLSKQVIPIMRKQNWGRIITLGYDRVETAPGWTNRSAFAAAKTGLASLTRTIAIEEAENGITANMVCPGDIINEWKEKNIDEANNDQIGGAPVGRQGTGEDIARVISFLVDDHSDFITGSIIPVTGGMDVLSKSIRSWD; the protein is encoded by the coding sequence GTGAAAAAAAAGACGGCTTTAATAACAGGGGGAGCAACTGGTATTGGCAAAAGAACGGCTTTACAGCTTGCGGAAAAGGGTTATCAGCTTGCAATCAACTATCGAAGCAGTGATAATGAAGCCATTTTTTTAACTAATCAGATCGAAAAATTATACGGAACGAAAAATATTTCCCTGCAGGGGGATGTATCAAAGAAAGAGGATTGCCAACGGATCATTGAGCAGGTACTTGAAGAATATTCCACCATTGATGTTGTCGTGCACAACGCAGGTCCATACATTAATGAAAGAAAGAAAATGACAGATTATACATTTGAAGAATGGGATTACTTAATTAATGGGAATTTAAATGCAGTTTTTTATTTATCTAAGCAGGTTATTCCTATCATGCGGAAACAAAATTGGGGAAGAATAATTACCTTGGGCTATGACAGGGTTGAAACTGCCCCTGGCTGGACTAATCGCTCCGCATTTGCTGCGGCAAAAACGGGGCTTGCATCACTTACTCGAACCATAGCGATTGAGGAAGCAGAAAACGGGATCACTGCAAATATGGTATGTCCAGGAGATATCATTAATGAGTGGAAAGAAAAAAATATTGATGAAGCAAACAATGATCAAATTGGAGGGGCACCGGTAGGCAGGCAAGGAACAGGAGAAGATATCGCAAGAGTTATTTCATTTCTAGTTGATGACCATTCTGACTTTATTACAGGAAGTATCATCCCCGTAACCGGTGGTATGGATGTACTCTCAAAAAGCATCCGATCATGGGATTGA
- a CDS encoding GNAT family N-acetyltransferase, with the protein MLKKRDLHDSHILYELMQHPDVFPFVRQKCTSYEEFLFMTKQTLESEERGELISRTILDEWGVPIGTINLFDIEDNAGFLGTWLGKPYHGKGYNSPAKDAFFQELFYTMEIETIFMRIRKVNIRSLKAAEKLPYAVKANETRKTIYEQLNANGDIYDLYEIPKDLYTLHIMRNGSQQNEASHLLEA; encoded by the coding sequence ATGCTTAAAAAACGTGATCTTCATGACAGCCACATTTTATACGAACTAATGCAGCATCCAGATGTCTTCCCTTTCGTTCGTCAAAAATGCACTTCATATGAAGAATTCTTATTTATGACAAAACAAACATTGGAATCAGAAGAGCGCGGTGAATTAATTTCACGGACGATTCTTGACGAGTGGGGTGTTCCCATCGGGACGATTAATTTGTTTGATATTGAAGATAATGCTGGGTTTCTAGGAACCTGGCTTGGAAAACCGTATCATGGAAAGGGCTATAATTCCCCTGCAAAGGATGCCTTTTTTCAAGAGCTGTTTTACACAATGGAAATTGAAACGATCTTTATGCGTATCCGTAAAGTTAATATCCGCTCACTAAAAGCGGCTGAAAAACTTCCATACGCAGTTAAAGCAAACGAAACAAGAAAAACCATTTATGAGCAATTAAATGCAAATGGTGACATTTATGACTTATATGAAATTCCAAAAGACCTATACACCTTACACATAATGCGAAATGGTTCCCAGCAGAACGAAGCCTCGCATTTATTGGAAGCATAA
- a CDS encoding amidohydrolase, giving the protein MTKILLKNAIVYPITAKPIKKGDVLIEDGKIKKVGYNLSMAAGVKIIDCTNHYLLPGFIDVHTHLGLYDEGTGWAGNDANETTEALTPHIRAIDGVYPLDPAFNDAVKCGITTAHVMPGSANVIGGTTSVIKTIGKNVKKMIIQEIAGLKIALGENPKRIHSNGNNDSITRMGIMGMLRETFYQAIHTDNPENLRMAPLVMALKREIPVRIHAHRADDIITALRFAEEFNLDLRIEHCTEGHLIANELAGINLMVSVGPTLTRRSKIELKNKTWNTYQALTSHGVEVSITTDHPYTPIQYLNVCAGIAVREGLSEQKALEGITILPAKNLKLEDRLGSIEEGKEADLVLWNHHPFHYLAKPKWTMIGGEIVYLKA; this is encoded by the coding sequence ATGACAAAAATACTTCTAAAGAATGCTATCGTCTATCCGATTACCGCAAAACCCATTAAAAAGGGAGATGTCTTGATTGAAGATGGAAAGATAAAAAAGGTTGGTTACAATCTCTCAATGGCAGCAGGGGTTAAGATTATCGATTGCACCAATCATTATCTTTTGCCAGGATTTATCGATGTCCATACACATTTAGGTCTTTATGATGAAGGAACCGGTTGGGCTGGGAATGACGCCAATGAAACAACAGAGGCATTAACCCCTCATATCCGAGCAATTGATGGTGTCTACCCATTGGATCCAGCATTTAATGATGCAGTTAAATGTGGCATTACAACTGCACATGTGATGCCCGGAAGTGCAAATGTGATTGGTGGGACCACTTCAGTTATTAAGACCATCGGCAAAAACGTAAAAAAAATGATTATTCAGGAAATTGCCGGTTTAAAAATAGCTTTGGGAGAAAACCCTAAAAGAATTCACAGTAATGGAAATAACGATTCCATTACAAGAATGGGAATAATGGGGATGCTTCGCGAAACCTTCTACCAAGCGATTCATACCGATAATCCCGAGAATTTAAGAATGGCACCGCTTGTAATGGCTCTGAAACGAGAAATTCCCGTACGAATCCACGCTCATCGTGCCGATGATATCATAACTGCCTTACGCTTTGCCGAGGAATTTAACCTTGATTTAAGAATTGAGCATTGTACGGAAGGCCATTTAATTGCTAATGAGTTAGCTGGTATAAATTTAATGGTTTCTGTTGGTCCAACATTAACAAGAAGGTCAAAAATCGAGTTGAAAAATAAAACTTGGAATACCTACCAGGCACTTACCTCACATGGTGTCGAAGTATCGATTACAACGGACCATCCCTATACACCAATCCAGTATTTAAACGTATGTGCAGGTATAGCTGTTCGCGAAGGACTTTCGGAACAAAAAGCGCTTGAGGGAATCACTATTCTTCCAGCGAAAAACCTAAAATTGGAGGATAGACTCGGCAGTATTGAAGAAGGAAAAGAGGCAGATTTAGTTCTGTGGAATCACCATCCCTTTCATTATTTAGCAAAGCCGAAGTGGACGATGATTGGCGGGGAAATAGTCTATTTAAAAGCGTAG